The proteins below come from a single Streptomyces spongiicola genomic window:
- a CDS encoding DUF397 domain-containing protein produces the protein MSGDKGRPDTTGPVWFTSSYSAGDGGQCVEVASGPGAVHVRDSKDTARAALDVAPAAWTAFVHFAAR, from the coding sequence ATGAGCGGGGACAAGGGCAGGCCGGACACCACTGGCCCGGTGTGGTTCACGAGCAGTTACAGCGCAGGTGACGGGGGCCAGTGCGTCGAGGTCGCCTCAGGGCCAGGCGCCGTCCACGTCCGCGACTCGAAGGACACAGCCCGAGCCGCACTGGATGTTGCACCCGCGGCGTGGACCGCGTTCGTGCACTTCGCGGCGCGCTGA
- a CDS encoding DUF397 domain-containing protein yields MNVEQPVPESAWFKSTYSSGAGGECVEVSVRPATVHVRDSKDTARAALTVDPAAWTAFVHFAAR; encoded by the coding sequence ATGAACGTCGAACAGCCTGTACCCGAGTCGGCTTGGTTCAAGAGCACCTACAGCAGTGGCGCGGGCGGCGAATGCGTCGAGGTCTCCGTCCGCCCCGCCACGGTCCACGTCCGTGACTCGAAGGACACGGCCCGAGCCGCGCTGACGGTAGACCCCGCGGCGTGGACCGCGTTCGTGCACTTCGCGGCGCGCTGA
- a CDS encoding DUF6879 family protein — MVRRLRFNGTGSGDDGCPSVHEDLDSGEVIVHGPPLTDPEDVARLRHLGEGEVPIVVPRALLVDWGPKDMTREAKIIDLDGFGRLFTQFEHTAWRLETRRRYASDETTETYAQFTRGESVDWNERDSEWCANRREQAALGKRIERVRIVDSPPTNGQLYLLDNARRNSAVGERIMNLRRAEADQLNLPSEDFWLFDSRMVALLMFDDADNLTGVELITEPAEVVRYSMVRDAAMHHAVPYEEFAAGLAVKE; from the coding sequence ATGGTGCGACGCCTGCGCTTCAACGGGACGGGCAGCGGCGACGACGGATGCCCCTCGGTGCACGAGGACCTCGATTCGGGCGAGGTCATCGTGCACGGCCCGCCCCTCACCGACCCCGAGGACGTCGCCCGGCTCCGACACCTGGGCGAGGGGGAAGTGCCGATCGTGGTGCCGCGAGCACTCCTCGTGGACTGGGGGCCCAAGGACATGACTCGCGAGGCGAAGATCATCGATTTGGACGGCTTCGGTCGGCTCTTTACGCAGTTCGAGCACACAGCCTGGCGGCTGGAGACCCGACGGCGCTACGCATCCGACGAAACCACTGAAACATACGCCCAGTTCACGCGCGGCGAGTCCGTCGACTGGAACGAAAGGGACTCGGAGTGGTGTGCCAACCGTCGCGAGCAGGCTGCACTCGGCAAGCGCATCGAGCGTGTCCGAATCGTCGACAGCCCGCCTACGAACGGTCAGTTGTACCTGCTCGACAACGCACGTCGTAACAGCGCCGTGGGCGAGCGGATCATGAACCTCCGGCGCGCGGAAGCCGACCAGCTCAACCTGCCCTCCGAGGACTTCTGGCTTTTCGATTCGCGCATGGTCGCGCTGCTCATGTTCGACGACGCCGACAACCTGACAGGCGTCGAACTGATCACGGAGCCCGCAGAGGTGGTGCGGTACTCCATGGTGCGCGACGCGGCCATGCATCACGCCGTCCCGTACGAGGAGTTCGCGGCCGGCCTGGCCGTGAAGGAGTAG
- a CDS encoding DUF6879 family protein, which produces MFDSFPGGASERLDRPTYHADLGRIYSGAGIGFLNKLERGQHFRERGFPSWEAFASGDWERALTLADERREDYAQELHKASRSGVRHRRLRVVEFPVTPYVQWELHVLRVRVDVGDDIKVLDARDIAGIERIRPVPEVVVLGDAVMYEVVYDDEGNADGANRYTDRSLIRETNAGFDALYERGEEFREFFDREIAPLEPPQVTGMPGRSRGSR; this is translated from the coding sequence GTGTTTGACTCCTTCCCCGGCGGCGCCTCCGAACGCCTGGACCGCCCCACGTACCACGCCGACCTCGGCCGGATCTACTCCGGCGCCGGGATCGGCTTCCTCAACAAGCTGGAGCGCGGCCAGCACTTCCGGGAGCGTGGCTTCCCGAGTTGGGAGGCCTTCGCCTCAGGCGACTGGGAGAGAGCGCTGACACTGGCCGACGAGAGGCGTGAGGACTACGCGCAGGAGCTGCACAAGGCGTCGCGATCGGGCGTCAGGCACCGTCGGCTCCGCGTCGTGGAATTCCCGGTCACGCCGTATGTGCAGTGGGAATTGCACGTCCTGAGGGTACGTGTGGACGTGGGCGACGACATCAAGGTTCTCGATGCCCGCGATATCGCGGGCATCGAGCGGATTCGGCCCGTTCCGGAGGTCGTCGTTCTCGGTGATGCGGTGATGTACGAGGTCGTGTACGACGATGAGGGAAACGCGGACGGGGCGAATCGCTACACCGATCGGTCACTGATCCGGGAGACGAACGCCGGATTCGACGCGCTGTACGAGCGCGGCGAGGAATTCCGCGAATTCTTCGACCGGGAGATCGCCCCTTTGGAACCGCCGCAGGTGACCGGGATGCCGGGAAGGTCTCGCGGCTCGCGGTGA
- a CDS encoding tetratricopeptide repeat protein, translating into MTGGTDGHAEDHGRVYQSRGDQHITEHHHYRSEGAEHGGPDSVRRPAVGRCPVALRDRGEVMERLRESVGAERGGRVYVLYGMGGSGKTAVACALFDEVTGDQGRVGLWVNAADRASLRAGMLAVAADRGAADGELLAARNGLRPAADLVWRYLDRSAEPWLLVLDNTDEPEILRDGNWLRTSPRGTVLVTTRRAAARWWPGAELQHIGVLPREDAALVLRDLAPHSGTPEQAARVADRLGRLPLALTLAGGFLSHQVIDPWTMDAYGDQLDGDEGVRLIDRGAEALSQADPRHLVGLTWQLTLDAFEERGLPEAAALLRLLARFAAEPLPLAVLNHAGIGAVLPRARTETALRALLDQSLSELVDAEGTRCVQSHGILLDSVSAATPADLVPALDTTAVRLLDAAVPAAPDAGPHDPRLRLLVPHAPAVLRHIGMASAAEALAVATRLAVALHRTGDYLSARETARTAADLARRHLGADHRMVLAARSRAGRALFRLGRYAEAEAELRAVRDIQERLFGAGDPDTADSCYGLQLVLANLGRREEAVALLRDTVAGRRSALGPAHPLTLRARAGLLEMLPAADVVTEEGGALLALPSECERLLGPDHTVTLGARHNHAWALYLLGRFEEADRGIRQVAEAYVRRFGPEYPVVLAARQLLSRTRAALGHMAEATALMTDVVERRERGLGPGHPFTVASRRLLDSYRPG; encoded by the coding sequence ATGACGGGTGGCACGGACGGCCACGCTGAGGACCACGGGCGGGTCTACCAGTCGCGGGGCGACCAGCACATCACCGAGCACCACCACTACCGCAGCGAGGGTGCGGAGCACGGCGGACCGGACTCGGTGCGACGCCCGGCGGTCGGCCGGTGCCCCGTCGCGCTGCGCGACCGCGGTGAGGTGATGGAACGCCTGCGGGAGAGCGTCGGGGCGGAGCGCGGCGGCCGGGTCTACGTGCTGTACGGCATGGGCGGCTCGGGCAAGACGGCGGTCGCCTGCGCACTGTTCGACGAGGTCACCGGGGATCAGGGCCGGGTGGGCCTGTGGGTCAACGCAGCCGACCGCGCGAGCCTGCGCGCCGGCATGCTCGCCGTCGCCGCCGACCGAGGTGCGGCCGACGGCGAACTGCTCGCCGCGCGCAACGGCCTCAGACCTGCCGCCGATCTCGTCTGGCGATACCTCGACCGTTCCGCCGAACCATGGCTGCTGGTCCTCGACAACACCGACGAACCGGAGATCCTGCGGGACGGCAACTGGCTGCGCACCAGCCCGCGCGGCACCGTCCTGGTGACCACACGGCGCGCTGCGGCCCGGTGGTGGCCCGGCGCCGAGTTGCAGCACATCGGCGTCCTGCCCCGTGAGGACGCCGCGCTCGTCCTGCGCGATCTCGCACCGCACAGCGGGACTCCGGAACAGGCGGCAAGGGTCGCGGACCGGCTCGGGCGGCTGCCCCTCGCCCTCACGCTGGCTGGCGGCTTCCTCTCCCACCAGGTCATCGACCCCTGGACGATGGACGCCTACGGGGACCAGCTCGACGGAGACGAAGGGGTCCGGCTGATCGACCGGGGAGCCGAGGCGCTGTCCCAAGCCGATCCCCGCCATCTGGTCGGCCTGACCTGGCAGCTCACCCTCGACGCGTTCGAGGAGCGGGGGCTGCCCGAAGCGGCGGCCCTGCTCCGGCTGCTGGCCCGGTTCGCCGCCGAGCCGTTGCCGCTGGCCGTGCTCAACCACGCGGGTATCGGGGCCGTGCTGCCCCGTGCCCGCACCGAGACGGCCCTGAGGGCTCTCCTCGACCAGTCGCTGTCCGAGCTGGTCGACGCCGAGGGCACGCGCTGCGTGCAGAGTCACGGCATCCTGCTCGACAGCGTCTCGGCGGCCACCCCTGCGGATCTGGTGCCCGCCCTCGACACCACAGCCGTCCGGCTGCTCGACGCGGCCGTGCCCGCCGCACCCGACGCGGGGCCGCACGATCCGCGGCTGCGCCTGCTGGTCCCTCACGCGCCGGCCGTGCTGCGGCACATCGGCATGGCGTCCGCCGCCGAGGCACTGGCCGTCGCGACGCGGCTGGCGGTCGCGCTGCACCGGACCGGTGACTACCTCTCCGCCCGGGAGACCGCCCGCACCGCGGCGGACCTCGCCCGGCGGCACCTCGGCGCGGACCACCGCATGGTCCTCGCCGCGCGCTCCAGGGCCGGGCGGGCACTGTTCCGGCTGGGCAGGTACGCCGAGGCCGAAGCGGAGCTACGCGCGGTCCGGGACATCCAGGAGCGTCTGTTCGGCGCCGGCGACCCCGACACCGCCGACAGCTGCTACGGGCTCCAACTGGTGCTGGCTAACCTCGGGAGACGCGAGGAAGCCGTCGCGCTGCTCCGTGACACCGTCGCCGGACGGCGCTCCGCGCTCGGCCCTGCGCACCCGCTGACCCTGCGCGCCCGCGCCGGGCTGCTGGAGATGCTGCCCGCCGCCGACGTGGTCACGGAGGAAGGCGGGGCGCTGCTCGCGCTGCCGTCCGAGTGCGAGCGCCTCCTCGGCCCCGACCACACGGTGACCCTGGGCGCCCGGCACAACCACGCGTGGGCGCTGTACCTCCTGGGCCGCTTCGAGGAGGCGGACCGTGGGATCCGGCAGGTCGCCGAAGCGTATGTGCGGCGGTTCGGGCCCGAGTACCCCGTCGTGCTCGCCGCCAGGCAGCTCCTCTCCCGGACCCGGGCCGCCCTCGGGCACATGGCCGAGGCGACCGCGCTGATGACCGATGTCGTCGAACGGAGGGAGCGCGGCCTGGGTCCCGGCCACCCCTTCACCGTCGCGAGCCGCCGGCTGCTGGACTCCTACCGGCCGGGGTGA
- a CDS encoding helix-turn-helix domain-containing protein, producing MNDEVRQPESEVGAGILSVFGRQLKLFRERAELDRVGFGSLTGYSASTIAAFEQGRRIPPSRFIDQADDLLGAGGVLLAGKEEVARSQYPTFFRDAAKLESEAVELHVYANQAVPGLLQTEEYARAVFMMMRPPMDDELIEQRVGARLARQEILSGSDAPLAGFVIDEAVLRRPVGGRGILRGQLEHILLMRERRNIEVQVMPLDREENAGMAGPFTLIETREGRRIAYVEVQNVSRLQTERDRVRALEAKYGIISAQALTPRESSTYVEKLLGEP from the coding sequence GTGAACGACGAGGTTCGTCAGCCGGAGAGCGAGGTCGGGGCGGGCATCCTGTCGGTGTTCGGGCGGCAGTTGAAGCTGTTTCGGGAACGGGCGGAACTGGATCGGGTGGGTTTCGGGTCGCTGACCGGGTACTCGGCTTCGACCATCGCGGCGTTCGAGCAGGGGAGACGCATCCCGCCGTCGAGGTTCATCGACCAGGCGGATGACCTGCTCGGGGCGGGCGGGGTGCTGCTCGCAGGCAAGGAGGAGGTGGCTCGGTCCCAGTACCCGACGTTCTTCCGGGACGCGGCGAAGCTGGAGTCCGAGGCCGTCGAGCTGCACGTCTACGCAAACCAGGCTGTGCCAGGACTCCTGCAGACCGAGGAGTACGCGCGAGCCGTCTTCATGATGATGCGGCCACCCATGGACGACGAACTGATCGAGCAACGCGTGGGAGCCCGCCTGGCTCGGCAGGAGATCTTGTCCGGCAGTGATGCCCCGCTTGCCGGCTTTGTCATCGATGAAGCCGTGCTGAGACGTCCCGTCGGCGGCCGAGGCATCCTGCGTGGCCAGCTTGAGCACATCCTCCTGATGAGGGAGCGGCGGAACATCGAGGTCCAGGTGATGCCGCTCGACCGTGAGGAGAACGCCGGCATGGCTGGTCCCTTCACCTTGATCGAGACGAGGGAAGGGCGGAGGATCGCGTACGTTGAGGTACAGAACGTGAGCCGCCTGCAGACGGAGCGGGACCGCGTCCGTGCGCTGGAGGCCAAGTACGGGATCATCAGCGCGCAGGCCCTGACACCCCGGGAATCATCAACGTATGTAGAGAAGTTGCTGGGAGAGCCATGA
- a CDS encoding DUF397 domain-containing protein, translating to MSGVTVGPGRDGLVWLKSTYSAGDGGECVEVASGPGAVHVRDSKDTARAALDVAPAAWTAFVHFAAR from the coding sequence ATGAGCGGAGTAACGGTCGGCCCTGGCCGGGACGGACTGGTATGGCTCAAGAGCACCTACAGCGCTGGTGACGGCGGGGAGTGCGTCGAGGTCGCCTCAGGGCCAGGCGCCGTCCACGTCCGCGACTCGAAGGACACAGCCCGAGCCGCACTGGATGTTGCACCCGCGGCGTGGACCGCGTTCGTGCACTTCGCGGCGCGCTGA
- a CDS encoding helix-turn-helix domain-containing protein, giving the protein MNDEVRQPENEVGAGILSVFGKQLKLFRERAELDRVGFGSLTGYSASTIAAFEQGRRIPPSRFIDQADDLLGAGGVLLAGREEVARSQYPTFFRDAAKLESEAVELHVYANQAVPGLLQTEEYARSVFINWRPLLHEDVVEQRVTARLARQEIFCRTQLPTISFVIEESVLRRPLGGWGIMRGQLEQFLLHGHRRNVEIQVLPTERDEHAGLAGPFTLIETKEGRRIAYVEAQQDSRLYTARKPVREIEEQYGLLRAQALTPRESLAFVEKLLGER; this is encoded by the coding sequence GTGAACGACGAGGTTCGTCAGCCGGAGAACGAGGTCGGGGCGGGCATCCTGTCCGTGTTCGGGAAGCAGTTGAAGCTGTTTCGGGAACGGGCGGAACTGGATCGGGTGGGCTTCGGGTCGCTGACCGGGTACTCGGCCTCGACCATTGCCGCGTTCGAGCAGGGGAGACGCATCCCGCCGTCGAGGTTCATCGACCAGGCGGATGACCTGCTCGGGGCGGGCGGGGTGCTGCTCGCAGGCAGGGAGGAGGTGGCTCGGTCCCAGTACCCGACGTTCTTCCGGGACGCGGCGAAGCTGGAGTCCGAGGCCGTCGAGCTGCACGTCTACGCAAACCAGGCTGTGCCAGGACTCCTGCAGACCGAAGAGTATGCGCGGTCGGTGTTCATCAACTGGCGGCCTCTCCTGCACGAGGACGTGGTCGAGCAGAGGGTGACGGCACGTCTGGCCCGGCAGGAGATCTTCTGCCGCACGCAGTTGCCCACCATCAGCTTCGTCATCGAGGAGTCGGTCCTGCGTCGGCCACTGGGCGGGTGGGGCATCATGCGTGGCCAGTTGGAGCAGTTTCTGCTCCACGGCCACCGGCGTAACGTGGAGATCCAGGTGCTGCCGACCGAGCGGGACGAGCACGCCGGACTGGCTGGTCCGTTCACCTTGATCGAGACGAAGGAAGGGCGGAGGATCGCGTACGTGGAGGCTCAGCAGGACAGCCGCCTCTACACGGCGCGGAAGCCAGTTCGGGAGATTGAGGAGCAGTACGGACTCCTTCGGGCTCAAGCGCTCACTCCGCGCGAGTCGCTGGCCTTCGTCGAGAAGTTGCTTGGAGAGAGATGA
- a CDS encoding class I SAM-dependent DNA methyltransferase yields the protein MPVHHDIAAETELWDAFAASAFKEDAEPGFCWTQYAGHGPGPELLGGPRSVLEIGCGTGRALAYLAGRGIDARGVDLSPVMVEKTTAHWGGTGAEFVCSEVLEYLSEHEQVYDAVYSVFGAAWFTDPSRLFPLVCRRLGSGGVFAFSQPPAIPGAYGPQGMYKGGFAGRAMFTYRYSYRPAVWERLLTRAGFATAEARVLDAPHPGHIGTLLVRAVAP from the coding sequence TTGCCCGTACACCACGACATCGCAGCCGAGACGGAGCTGTGGGACGCCTTCGCTGCTTCCGCCTTCAAGGAAGACGCGGAGCCGGGCTTCTGCTGGACCCAGTACGCCGGTCACGGACCCGGCCCGGAGCTACTGGGCGGCCCGCGCTCGGTGCTGGAGATCGGCTGTGGCACCGGCCGTGCTCTCGCCTACCTCGCCGGGCGAGGCATCGATGCCCGGGGTGTCGACCTGTCTCCCGTCATGGTCGAGAAGACCACCGCGCACTGGGGCGGCACCGGCGCGGAGTTCGTGTGCTCCGAGGTGCTGGAGTACCTGAGCGAGCACGAGCAGGTGTACGACGCGGTCTACTCGGTCTTCGGTGCCGCCTGGTTCACCGACCCGAGCCGCCTGTTTCCCCTCGTCTGCCGGCGGCTCGGGTCCGGCGGCGTCTTCGCGTTCTCGCAGCCGCCGGCCATCCCCGGCGCGTACGGGCCGCAGGGCATGTACAAGGGGGGCTTCGCCGGGAGGGCGATGTTCACCTACCGCTACAGCTACCGCCCGGCCGTCTGGGAGCGCCTGCTCACCCGGGCCGGGTTCGCCACGGCCGAAGCGCGGGTCCTCGACGCGCCTCACCCCGGGCACATCGGGACGCTCCTGGTACGCGCGGTCGCTCCGTGA
- a CDS encoding helix-turn-helix domain-containing protein: protein MSTDYQKAREALGMRLRELRLSAPGGRLTGTELADRCGWHKSKVSKLENGRTTPTPEDLLKWAESTGRPETHEELLARLRGFESHIRSWRRQLAGGHTPVQDARNAEHARTRTFHAWQGSMIVGVLQTPDYARSIFTHFTELHQAPSDIEEAVASRIRRQEALYDSTKRYHVLMWEAALHARICPPSVLAAQLDRLTGVIGLTTVELGIVPLSAPLKIPPATAFWIYDDRQVIVENWHAELWIDDAASVDTYARTWRTLRESAVYGADARNLISAARRALR from the coding sequence GTGAGCACGGACTACCAGAAGGCGCGCGAAGCCCTCGGCATGCGTCTGCGGGAGCTTCGGCTGTCAGCCCCTGGCGGCAGACTCACCGGTACCGAACTCGCCGACAGGTGCGGATGGCACAAGTCGAAGGTCAGCAAGCTGGAGAACGGCCGGACGACGCCCACGCCAGAGGACCTGCTGAAGTGGGCCGAAAGCACTGGTCGGCCAGAAACGCACGAAGAACTGCTGGCCAGGCTCCGAGGCTTCGAGTCGCACATCCGATCATGGCGTCGGCAACTCGCCGGCGGGCACACGCCCGTACAAGACGCGCGCAACGCCGAGCATGCAAGGACACGCACCTTTCACGCCTGGCAGGGCTCCATGATCGTCGGCGTTCTTCAGACACCGGACTACGCCCGGTCGATCTTCACGCACTTCACGGAGTTGCATCAGGCGCCGAGCGACATCGAAGAGGCAGTCGCGTCGCGTATAAGACGGCAAGAAGCCCTATACGACTCGACGAAGCGGTACCACGTCCTCATGTGGGAAGCCGCCCTCCACGCCAGGATCTGCCCTCCGTCGGTGCTCGCCGCCCAGCTCGACCGCCTCACGGGAGTCATCGGCCTCACCACGGTCGAACTGGGCATCGTTCCGCTTTCCGCCCCCCTCAAGATCCCTCCGGCGACCGCCTTCTGGATCTACGACGACCGCCAGGTGATCGTCGAGAACTGGCACGCGGAGTTGTGGATCGACGACGCGGCAAGCGTCGACACCTACGCGCGGACCTGGAGAACACTCCGCGAGTCCGCCGTGTACGGCGCGGACGCGCGCAACCTCATCAGCGCGGCACGACGGGCGTTGCGCTGA
- a CDS encoding DUF397 domain-containing protein, which translates to MSVHVSQTHIDQLVWRTSSYSSEEGGECVEVASGPGAVHVRDSKDTARAALTVAPAAWTAFVHFAAV; encoded by the coding sequence ATGAGCGTGCACGTAAGTCAGACGCACATAGACCAGTTGGTATGGCGCACGAGCAGCTACAGCAGCGAGGAAGGCGGGGAGTGCGTCGAGGTCGCCTCAGGACCAGGCGCCGTCCACGTCCGCGACTCGAAGGACACGGCCCGAGCCGCACTGACCGTGGCACCCGCGGCGTGGACCGCGTTCGTCCACTTCGCGGCAGTCTGA
- a CDS encoding ATP-binding protein yields the protein MKSATPPNGHNPQRPPSEREFTMRFTSTPRGARLARRLVSHRMDDWGHPYTTPVNETLTLITAELTANAVRHGHVPGRDFRVRLTLAEGTFRIEVTDTRAEKQPPSTPPTPDPSSESGRGLHLVAALADDWGVSPRLAAPGKTVWAELRARQHGHPVTQRVAPDPTDVDLLLATASLLRDGPGARPEDASHGDRCR from the coding sequence ATGAAGTCAGCAACTCCCCCGAACGGGCACAACCCGCAGCGCCCACCGTCTGAACGCGAGTTCACCATGCGCTTCACCTCGACGCCTCGCGGTGCCCGCCTCGCCCGCCGGCTCGTCTCACACCGCATGGACGACTGGGGGCACCCCTACACGACCCCGGTCAACGAGACACTCACTCTCATCACGGCAGAACTCACCGCCAACGCCGTGCGGCACGGCCACGTCCCCGGGCGGGACTTCCGCGTTCGACTCACCCTGGCTGAGGGCACCTTCCGCATCGAGGTGACCGACACCCGAGCCGAGAAGCAGCCCCCGTCGACTCCCCCGACCCCCGACCCATCATCCGAGTCCGGCCGGGGCCTCCACCTCGTCGCCGCTCTCGCGGACGACTGGGGTGTCAGCCCGCGTCTGGCGGCCCCGGGGAAGACCGTGTGGGCGGAGCTGCGCGCACGGCAACACGGCCACCCGGTCACGCAGCGGGTGGCCCCTGATCCGACGGACGTCGATCTCCTGCTGGCTACTGCTTCACTGCTGCGCGACGGCCCCGGGGCGCGGCCGGAGGACGCCAGCCACGGAGATCGTTGTCGGTGA